In the Azospirillum ramasamyi genome, one interval contains:
- a CDS encoding GNAT family N-acetyltransferase encodes MDQQQNIEIAVARNDADIAASYPIMKELRTHMTDADAYSAQIRRQMDDGYNLALLRLDGEIAGCGGFRVHETLSRGRYMYVEDLVTSAAKRSYGLGDKLFDWLANEARERGCAQMEIISGIQRGEAHRFYHRKRMTIKSFQLVLPLA; translated from the coding sequence ATGGACCAGCAGCAGAACATCGAGATCGCAGTGGCCCGGAACGATGCCGATATCGCCGCCAGCTACCCGATCATGAAGGAGCTGCGGACCCACATGACCGATGCCGACGCCTACAGCGCCCAGATCCGCCGGCAGATGGACGACGGCTACAACCTCGCCCTGCTGCGGCTGGACGGCGAGATCGCCGGTTGCGGCGGCTTCCGCGTGCACGAGACGCTGTCGCGCGGTCGTTACATGTATGTCGAGGATCTGGTGACCAGCGCCGCCAAGCGCTCCTACGGGTTGGGCGACAAGCTGTTCGACTGGCTGGCGAACGAAGCGCGGGAACGCGGCTGCGCCCAGATGGAAATCATCTCCGGCATCCAGCGCGGCGAGGCCCACCGCTTCTATCACCGCAAGCGCATGACCATCAAAAGCTTCCAGCTGGTGCTGCCGCTCGCCTGA
- a CDS encoding NUDIX hydrolase, protein MSDTAPRTPVPPHPAATLILLRDGPDGLELLAIERHSGLRFAPGATVFPGGRLEAADHDPSWRGRWTGPKAPADLAHRVAAVRECVEECGILLSRDPVRAAALAGLRQAMAAGQGFGAALAPAGLAPALERMAPLARWVTPENLPRRFDTLFFLAPAPSGQEPLCDGGEAVGALWATPRRLLEEEKAGRRRLVFATRMTLRRLAGCPDTAAAMDGAAACPTAIAGGGERLPAPILPRLVETAAGPVWRIPAGCGFLPLETSAEDVRLG, encoded by the coding sequence ATGTCCGATACCGCCCCCCGCACCCCCGTTCCGCCCCATCCCGCCGCCACCCTGATCCTGCTGCGCGACGGGCCGGACGGCCTGGAACTGCTGGCGATCGAGCGGCATTCCGGCCTCCGCTTCGCTCCCGGCGCCACCGTGTTCCCCGGTGGCCGGCTGGAGGCGGCGGACCATGATCCATCCTGGCGCGGCCGGTGGACAGGCCCCAAAGCGCCGGCCGATCTGGCCCACCGTGTCGCCGCTGTCCGGGAATGCGTGGAGGAATGCGGCATCCTGCTGTCCCGCGACCCGGTGCGGGCCGCGGCGCTTGCCGGCCTGCGCCAGGCGATGGCGGCAGGGCAGGGGTTCGGGGCCGCGCTGGCGCCGGCGGGACTGGCGCCGGCGCTGGAGCGCATGGCGCCGCTGGCGCGCTGGGTGACGCCCGAAAATCTGCCGCGGCGTTTCGACACTCTGTTCTTCCTCGCTCCGGCGCCTTCGGGACAGGAACCGCTCTGCGACGGCGGCGAGGCGGTCGGCGCGTTGTGGGCGACCCCGCGCCGTCTGCTGGAGGAGGAGAAGGCCGGCCGGCGGCGGCTGGTCTTCGCCACGCGGATGACCCTGCGGCGGCTGGCCGGCTGTCCCGACACGGCGGCGGCAATGGACGGAGCAGCGGCCTGCCCGACGGCCATTGCGGGGGGCGGCGAGCGGTTGCCTGCGCCGATCCTGCCACGGCTGGTTGAGACGGCGGCCGGTCCGGTCTGGCGGATCCCGGCGGGCTGCGGCTTTTTGCCCCTGGAGACATCGGCCGAAGATGTTAGGCTTGGGTAA
- a CDS encoding sulfite exporter TauE/SafE family protein, giving the protein MVGFVVLMLAAFASGALNAVAGGGAFITFPALLFAGVPPVAANASSTVALFPGQAASSWAYRREIAAGGQVNVPVFAALSLVGGLIGALLLLLTPNAVFAGFVPWLLLFATAVFAVGAYAPWIVSRLRLGGRSVLVVQFIISIYGGYFGGGIGFLMLAALTLFGLRDIHAMNGLRLLLAMLMNAAAVGAFIVAGAVWWPETIAMAVAAVAGGYAGAMGAKRVDPRILKTLVVLIGVALTLYFFVKGA; this is encoded by the coding sequence ATGGTGGGTTTTGTCGTCCTGATGCTGGCCGCCTTCGCATCGGGCGCGCTTAACGCGGTTGCCGGGGGAGGAGCCTTCATCACCTTTCCGGCCCTGCTGTTTGCCGGCGTGCCGCCGGTGGCCGCCAATGCCTCCAGCACCGTGGCGCTGTTTCCGGGGCAGGCGGCCAGCAGTTGGGCCTATCGGCGCGAGATCGCGGCCGGCGGCCAGGTGAATGTCCCGGTCTTCGCCGCTCTCAGTCTGGTCGGCGGGCTGATCGGCGCCCTGCTGCTCCTGCTGACGCCGAACGCGGTGTTCGCGGGCTTCGTCCCCTGGCTCCTGCTGTTTGCGACCGCCGTCTTCGCCGTGGGAGCCTATGCGCCGTGGATCGTCTCCAGGCTGCGGCTGGGTGGGCGCAGCGTGCTGGTCGTGCAGTTCATCATCTCGATCTATGGCGGCTATTTCGGCGGGGGAATCGGCTTTCTGATGCTGGCGGCGCTGACCCTGTTCGGGCTGCGCGACATCCACGCCATGAACGGGCTGCGGCTGTTGCTGGCGATGCTGATGAATGCGGCGGCGGTGGGTGCCTTCATCGTCGCCGGGGCGGTGTGGTGGCCAGAAACGATCGCGATGGCGGTGGCGGCGGTCGCCGGCGGCTATGCCGGCGCCATGGGGGCGAAACGGGTGGATCCGAGGATTCTGAAGACGTTGGTCGTCCTCATCGGAGTGGCGTTGACCCTGTACTTCTTTGTGAAGGGAGCCTGA
- a CDS encoding pyruvate, phosphate dikinase, whose amino-acid sequence MMPDFPAARRPAPAIAAPVIAVPSSAAPPELIVPFGSGLSRPADVDRLGNKGARLVEMAGLGIPVPPGFVIAAEAGQGLAAGEPLPAALCAAIDEAIASLEKRAGGRFGDAGRPLLLSVRSGAAVSMPGMMDSILNLGLNDRTVAGLTAASGDARFAHDCYRRLVQSFGCVVMGVPGHRFEDLLEEYKDERGLLRDGDLTAEDWRSLLPRFLQLVETRCARPFPQDPAEQLRMAVAAVFRSWMNPRAVAFRALHGIPEDMGTAVTVQAMVFGNRGQDSGTGVLFTRDPSTGAPGLCGEFLANAQGEDVVSGTRDPDPLSAAQPHPERSMERRQPAVYAELRAVSERLERAFGDMQDIEFTVESGRLFVLQSRSGKRSPEAAVRIAVDMAEEGIIGRDEAVRRVDPQALDELLRPTLAPDALAGAIAMGLPASPGAVTGRAAFTTEDAIRLARAGAPVVLCRPETSPEDIHGMQAAAGIVTARGGFTSHAATVARGMGRPCVCGARALRIDVEAGLMQVGEVTVRTGDLLTIDGSNGAVVLGTAPLQRPEPDGAVARLLEWARGCGIGCAAD is encoded by the coding sequence ATGATGCCCGATTTCCCCGCCGCCCGCCGTCCCGCTCCGGCCATCGCCGCCCCGGTCATCGCCGTGCCGTCAAGCGCGGCCCCGCCGGAGCTGATCGTTCCCTTCGGTTCCGGTCTCTCCCGGCCAGCCGACGTGGATCGGTTGGGCAACAAGGGCGCGCGGCTGGTGGAGATGGCCGGGCTCGGTATCCCGGTGCCGCCGGGCTTTGTCATCGCGGCGGAGGCCGGGCAGGGGCTGGCCGCCGGGGAGCCGCTGCCGGCCGCCCTGTGCGCGGCGATCGACGAGGCGATCGCGTCGCTGGAGAAGCGGGCGGGCGGGCGCTTCGGCGATGCCGGCCGGCCGCTTCTGCTGTCGGTCCGCTCGGGCGCGGCGGTGTCGATGCCCGGCATGATGGACAGCATCCTGAATCTGGGGCTCAACGACCGGACGGTGGCGGGGCTGACGGCGGCATCGGGGGATGCCCGCTTCGCCCATGACTGCTATCGGCGCCTGGTCCAGTCCTTCGGCTGCGTCGTCATGGGCGTGCCCGGCCACCGTTTCGAGGATCTGCTGGAGGAGTACAAGGACGAGCGGGGCCTCCTGCGCGACGGCGACCTGACGGCGGAGGACTGGCGGAGCCTGCTGCCGCGCTTCCTGCAGTTGGTGGAGACGCGCTGCGCCCGGCCTTTCCCGCAGGATCCGGCGGAACAGCTGCGCATGGCCGTGGCGGCGGTGTTCCGCTCCTGGATGAATCCGCGGGCGGTCGCCTTCCGCGCCCTGCACGGCATCCCGGAGGATATGGGCACGGCGGTGACGGTGCAGGCGATGGTGTTCGGCAATCGCGGGCAGGACTCCGGCACCGGCGTGCTCTTCACCCGCGATCCCTCCACCGGCGCCCCCGGCCTGTGCGGCGAGTTCCTGGCCAATGCCCAGGGGGAGGACGTGGTGTCCGGCACCCGCGATCCCGATCCGCTCAGCGCCGCCCAGCCGCATCCGGAGCGGTCGATGGAGCGCCGGCAGCCCGCGGTCTACGCCGAGCTTCGCGCGGTGTCGGAACGGCTGGAGCGCGCCTTCGGCGACATGCAGGACATCGAATTCACCGTGGAGTCCGGGAGGCTGTTCGTCCTGCAATCCCGCAGCGGCAAGCGGTCGCCGGAAGCGGCCGTGCGCATCGCCGTCGACATGGCGGAGGAGGGGATCATCGGCCGGGACGAGGCGGTGCGCCGCGTCGATCCCCAGGCGCTGGACGAGCTGCTGCGTCCCACCCTGGCGCCCGACGCCCTTGCCGGCGCGATCGCCATGGGGCTGCCGGCTTCGCCCGGCGCGGTGACCGGCCGTGCCGCCTTCACGACTGAGGACGCCATCCGTCTCGCCCGCGCCGGCGCGCCGGTGGTGCTGTGCCGGCCGGAAACCTCGCCGGAGGATATTCACGGCATGCAGGCCGCCGCCGGCATCGTCACCGCGCGCGGCGGTTTCACCAGCCACGCCGCCACCGTCGCCCGCGGCATGGGCCGCCCTTGCGTCTGCGGCGCCCGCGCCCTGCGGATCGATGTCGAGGCCGGGCTGATGCAGGTGGGCGAGGTGACGGTCCGCACCGGCGACCTGCTGACCATCGACGGCAGCAACGGCGCGGTGGTGCTGGGCACGGCCCCCTTGCAGCGGCCGGAGCCGGACGGCGCCGTCGCGCGGCTGCTGGAATGGGCGCGCGGCTGCGGGATCGGATGCGCGGCGGATTGA
- a CDS encoding Re/Si-specific NAD(P)(+) transhydrogenase subunit alpha, producing MKIAIPRERRPGERRVAASPETVKKFKTLGLDVVVESGAGLGSSLPDAAYEAAGAVIAADAASALADADIVLKVQRPLIAQEVEKGEGGEDELALIRKGALLFAILNPYNSRDHVKAYADAGVNAFAMEFMPRITRAQVMDVLSSQANLAGYKAVVDAASEYGRAFPMMMTAAGTVPPARAFIMGVGVAGLQAIATAKRLGAIVSATDVRPAVKEQVQSLGGSFVAVENDEFKQAETAGGYAKEMSDDYKRQQAALVAEHIRKQDIVITTALIPGRKAPILVTAEHVASMKPGSVIVDLAVEQGGNVEGAKLGEVVTTANGVKIVGHANYASRIAESASLLYAKNLLALLTSLHGKETGVAVNWDDEIVKAIALTRDGAIVHPAFADTREAQPA from the coding sequence ATGAAGATCGCAATACCCAGGGAGCGCCGCCCGGGCGAGCGCCGCGTCGCCGCGTCTCCCGAAACCGTCAAGAAATTCAAAACTCTCGGGCTGGACGTTGTGGTGGAGAGCGGGGCCGGGCTCGGTTCCAGCCTTCCCGACGCGGCCTATGAGGCGGCCGGGGCCGTCATCGCCGCCGACGCGGCCTCGGCGCTGGCCGATGCCGACATCGTGCTGAAGGTGCAGCGGCCGCTGATCGCCCAGGAAGTTGAAAAGGGCGAGGGCGGCGAGGACGAGCTGGCGCTGATCCGCAAGGGCGCGCTGCTGTTCGCCATCCTCAACCCCTACAACAGCCGCGACCATGTGAAGGCCTATGCCGATGCCGGCGTGAACGCCTTCGCCATGGAGTTCATGCCGCGCATCACCCGCGCCCAGGTCATGGACGTGCTGTCCTCCCAGGCCAACCTCGCCGGCTACAAGGCCGTCGTCGATGCCGCCAGCGAGTACGGCCGCGCCTTCCCGATGATGATGACCGCCGCCGGCACCGTGCCGCCGGCGCGCGCCTTCATCATGGGCGTCGGCGTCGCCGGCCTGCAGGCCATCGCCACCGCCAAGCGCCTCGGCGCCATCGTCTCGGCCACCGACGTGCGCCCGGCGGTGAAGGAGCAGGTGCAGTCGCTGGGCGGCAGCTTCGTCGCCGTCGAGAACGACGAGTTCAAGCAGGCGGAGACCGCCGGCGGCTATGCCAAGGAGATGTCGGACGACTACAAGCGCCAGCAGGCCGCCCTGGTCGCCGAGCACATCAGGAAGCAGGACATCGTCATCACCACGGCGCTGATCCCCGGCCGCAAGGCGCCGATCCTGGTGACGGCGGAGCATGTGGCGTCGATGAAGCCGGGTTCGGTCATCGTCGATCTGGCGGTGGAGCAGGGCGGCAACGTCGAGGGCGCCAAGCTGGGCGAGGTGGTGACCACGGCCAACGGCGTGAAGATCGTCGGCCATGCCAACTACGCCAGCCGCATCGCCGAGAGCGCCTCGCTCTTGTACGCCAAGAACCTGCTGGCGCTGCTGACGTCGCTGCACGGCAAGGAAACCGGCGTCGCCGTCAACTGGGACGACGAGATCGTCAAGGCCATCGCGCTGACCCGCGACGGCGCCATCGTGCATCCTGCCTTCGCGGACACCCGCGAAGCGCAACCCGCGTGA
- a CDS encoding 2-dehydropantoate 2-reductase: MKICIYGSGAIGGYLGVRLHQAGAEVSLVARGAHLAAMRENGVTLLMGEEKTVVHPRCTDNPAELGPQDYVIIALKAHSVPGVVPAMQPLLGDDTAVVTAVNGIPYWYFYGTGGAFDGRTLETVDPGSAQWKGLGPERAIGCVVYPATEVVEPGVIQHVYGDKFSLGEPDGSKSDRVVALSKAMEAGGLRAPVLDRIRDEIWLKLWGNLCFNPISALTHGTLEGICGDPETRAVAKAMMLEAKEIGDKLGVHFRVDVERRINGAAAVGAHKTSMLQDLERGRPMEIDPLLSVVQEMGRMVGVATPTIDVVLALVKQRGETAGCYTRPQPAPASEPAKEVAAAQ, translated from the coding sequence ATGAAGATCTGCATCTACGGATCCGGGGCCATCGGCGGCTATCTCGGCGTACGCCTGCACCAGGCGGGTGCCGAAGTCAGTCTGGTGGCGCGCGGTGCGCATCTGGCGGCGATGCGCGAGAACGGCGTCACCCTGCTGATGGGGGAGGAGAAGACCGTCGTCCACCCCCGCTGCACCGACAACCCGGCCGAACTCGGCCCGCAGGACTACGTCATCATCGCGCTGAAGGCCCACTCCGTCCCCGGCGTCGTTCCCGCGATGCAGCCGCTGCTCGGTGACGACACCGCCGTCGTCACCGCGGTAAACGGCATCCCCTACTGGTATTTCTACGGCACCGGCGGCGCCTTCGACGGCCGTACGCTGGAGACGGTCGATCCCGGTTCGGCCCAATGGAAGGGGCTGGGGCCGGAGCGCGCCATCGGCTGCGTCGTCTACCCGGCGACCGAAGTGGTGGAGCCCGGCGTCATCCAGCACGTCTATGGCGACAAGTTCTCCCTGGGCGAGCCGGACGGGTCGAAGTCGGACCGCGTCGTCGCCCTGTCGAAGGCGATGGAGGCCGGCGGCCTGCGCGCGCCCGTGCTGGACCGCATCCGTGACGAGATCTGGCTGAAGCTGTGGGGCAACCTGTGCTTCAACCCGATCAGCGCGCTGACCCACGGCACGCTGGAGGGCATCTGCGGTGATCCCGAGACCCGAGCCGTCGCCAAGGCGATGATGCTGGAGGCCAAGGAGATCGGCGATAAGCTGGGCGTCCATTTCCGCGTCGATGTGGAGCGCCGCATCAACGGCGCCGCCGCCGTCGGCGCCCACAAGACCTCGATGCTCCAGGATCTGGAGCGCGGCCGGCCGATGGAAATCGATCCGCTGCTGTCCGTGGTCCAGGAGATGGGCCGCATGGTCGGCGTGGCGACTCCGACCATCGACGTGGTGCTGGCCCTGGTGAAGCAGCGGGGCGAGACCGCCGGCTGCTACACCCGGCCGCAGCCCGCGCCGGCCTCCGAACCCGCCAAGGAAGTGGCGGCCGCCCAGTAA
- a CDS encoding histone deacetylase family protein — MTTLIFTHHDCFDHDTGPGHPEAPDRLTVVWQVLDRPEFRDLERRSAPEADVEQLSRVHDRQYVEAVLQAVPEDGYVRLDGDTLLSPGSRGAILRAAGSVCAAVDAVLAGEATNAFCAVRPCGHHAEPARAMGFCVFNNIAVGAEHARKTHGLKRVAVVDFDVHHGNGTQAMFADDPDLFFASTHQSPLYPGTGNSWERGVDDNILNLPLEPYSGSVEFRQAVERAILPALEAFQPELLLISAGFDAHKRDPLAQLGLTDEDFEWVTHKLVDLADRVCGGRVVSALEGGYDATGLAEGCAAHLKALMRA; from the coding sequence GTGACCACCCTGATCTTCACCCATCACGATTGCTTCGACCACGACACCGGCCCCGGCCATCCCGAGGCACCGGATCGGCTGACCGTCGTGTGGCAGGTTCTCGACCGGCCGGAGTTCCGCGACCTGGAGCGCCGGTCCGCGCCCGAGGCCGATGTGGAACAGCTGTCGCGGGTCCATGACCGCCAGTATGTGGAAGCGGTTCTGCAGGCGGTGCCCGAGGACGGTTACGTCCGGCTGGACGGCGACACGCTGCTGTCGCCGGGATCGCGCGGGGCGATCCTGCGCGCGGCCGGTTCGGTGTGTGCCGCGGTCGATGCCGTGCTGGCCGGCGAGGCGACGAACGCCTTCTGCGCCGTGCGCCCCTGCGGCCACCATGCCGAACCGGCCCGCGCCATGGGATTCTGCGTCTTCAACAACATCGCGGTCGGGGCGGAGCATGCCCGCAAGACGCATGGCCTGAAGCGCGTCGCCGTTGTCGATTTCGACGTCCACCACGGCAACGGCACCCAGGCGATGTTCGCCGACGACCCCGACCTGTTCTTCGCCTCCACCCACCAGTCGCCGCTCTATCCCGGCACCGGCAATTCCTGGGAACGCGGGGTGGACGACAACATCCTGAACCTGCCGCTGGAGCCCTACAGCGGTTCCGTCGAGTTCCGCCAGGCGGTGGAGCGTGCGATCCTGCCGGCGCTGGAGGCCTTTCAGCCCGAATTGCTGCTGATCTCGGCCGGCTTCGACGCGCACAAGCGCGATCCGCTGGCCCAGCTCGGCCTTACGGACGAGGATTTCGAGTGGGTGACCCACAAGCTGGTCGATCTCGCCGACCGGGTCTGCGGCGGGCGGGTCGTCTCGGCGCTGGAAGGCGGCTATGACGCGACCGGACTGGCCGAAGGCTGCGCGGCGCATCTGAAGGCGTTGATGCGGGCGTAA
- a CDS encoding NAD(P)-binding domain-containing protein, translated as MDIGFIGGGEVADAIMDRLREVGHRLHHHSHSHSHAHSYDHARGPLRALAERCDVVMMLLPDSRTVERALFADAGLASALPGVGLLIDLSPLPPESAAANAARIADLGGQLVDAPVSRGAKGYRIDLGGSDAACAWAESVLRVFTSTVERAGGPGAGQRARLARSADRTAGRTAGRTDDDPDGLHRLLRLMAFDEADCALSAG; from the coding sequence ATGGATATCGGATTCATCGGGGGTGGTGAGGTGGCCGATGCGATCATGGACAGGCTGCGGGAAGTGGGGCACCGGCTCCATCACCACTCCCACTCCCACTCCCACGCCCATTCCTACGACCATGCCCGCGGGCCGCTCCGTGCCCTCGCTGAACGCTGCGACGTCGTCATGATGCTGCTGCCCGATTCCCGCACCGTGGAGAGGGCGCTGTTCGCCGATGCCGGGCTTGCCTCCGCCCTGCCCGGCGTCGGGCTGCTGATCGACCTGTCCCCCCTGCCGCCGGAGTCGGCTGCCGCCAACGCGGCTCGCATCGCGGATTTGGGTGGGCAACTGGTCGATGCACCGGTCAGCCGCGGCGCGAAAGGGTACAGGATCGACCTTGGCGGCAGCGATGCGGCCTGTGCGTGGGCGGAATCGGTGCTGCGGGTGTTTACCTCCACAGTCGAGCGGGCCGGTGGTCCGGGGGCTGGGCAGCGGGCCCGTCTGGCGCGGAGCGCGGACCGGACCGCCGGCCGGACCGCCGGTCGGACCGACGACGACCCGGATGGGCTGCACCGGCTGCTGCGCCTGATGGCTTTCGACGAGGCCGATTGTGCGTTGAGCGCAGGATGA
- a CDS encoding NAD(P) transhydrogenase subunit alpha, protein MEHPDPASNIAAFRETLAGLTNQVDALALQVAQLSPVPVTQAAGGHGDFFITGLTVLVLACFVGYYVVWRVTPALHSPLMAVTNAVSSVIIVGALIAAGPEGFGFSKILGFLAVILASVNIFGGFLVTQRMLSMFKKKGK, encoded by the coding sequence ATGGAACACCCGGATCCCGCAAGCAACATCGCCGCATTCCGTGAAACACTGGCCGGCTTGACCAATCAGGTCGATGCCCTGGCCTTGCAGGTTGCGCAGCTGTCGCCGGTTCCCGTCACCCAGGCCGCCGGCGGCCATGGCGACTTCTTCATCACCGGCCTGACGGTGCTCGTGCTGGCCTGCTTCGTCGGCTACTACGTCGTCTGGCGCGTCACCCCGGCCCTGCACTCGCCGCTGATGGCGGTCACCAACGCCGTGTCCTCGGTCATCATCGTCGGCGCCCTCATCGCCGCCGGCCCTGAAGGCTTCGGCTTCTCCAAGATCCTGGGCTTCCTCGCCGTCATCCTGGCAAGCGTCAACATCTTCGGCGGCTTCCTCGTGACCCAGCGCATGCTCTCCATGTTCAAGAAGAAGGGCAAGTAA
- a CDS encoding CBS domain-containing protein, whose amino-acid sequence MKVEDILRKKGTRIGMVRINETVATALRLMKAENTGALVVKDVCRTEGNTVVGVISERDVVRALVDRGPGILELAVSALMTRDPYCCRPSDPVRHVLSLMDEHGIRHVPVLEGATLVGVVSVRDLIRRQLEDMQSDDIAPVAAAGSEGWDYPVVANQ is encoded by the coding sequence ATGAAGGTCGAGGATATTCTCCGCAAGAAGGGCACGCGCATCGGCATGGTGCGCATCAACGAAACGGTCGCCACCGCGCTGCGCCTGATGAAGGCGGAGAATACCGGGGCGCTCGTGGTAAAGGACGTCTGCCGGACCGAGGGAAACACGGTCGTCGGCGTCATCTCCGAACGTGACGTTGTCCGCGCGCTGGTCGACCGCGGGCCCGGCATCCTGGAACTGGCGGTGTCGGCGTTGATGACGCGCGATCCCTATTGCTGCCGCCCGTCCGACCCGGTGCGTCATGTGCTGAGCCTGATGGACGAGCATGGCATCCGCCATGTCCCGGTGCTTGAGGGAGCGACCCTGGTCGGCGTCGTCAGCGTCCGCGACCTGATCCGCCGGCAGTTGGAAGACATGCAGTCCGACGACATCGCGCCGGTCGCGGCCGCCGGTTCGGAAGGCTGGGACTATCCGGTCGTCGCCAACCAGTAA
- a CDS encoding CBS domain-containing protein, which produces MNVEHILRTKESRVVAVRTNATVADAIGLMKAENISALVVKDVCRTEGNTLAGVLSERDIVHALLDRGAPLLSMPVSQLMTRQPVTCAPSDSVLQALQLMEQHHIRHLPVLEDGHLVGVVSARDFTRLQRQELEDTVAATPEPPAGTTYAH; this is translated from the coding sequence ATGAACGTCGAACATATCCTGCGCACCAAGGAATCCCGTGTCGTCGCCGTACGGACCAACGCCACGGTCGCCGATGCCATCGGCCTTATGAAGGCGGAGAACATCAGCGCCCTGGTCGTCAAGGACGTCTGCCGGACTGAAGGCAACACGTTGGCCGGCGTCCTTTCGGAACGCGACATCGTTCACGCCCTGCTGGACCGGGGCGCGCCGCTGCTGTCCATGCCGGTGTCGCAGCTGATGACCCGCCAGCCGGTGACCTGCGCCCCGTCCGACAGCGTCCTCCAGGCGCTGCAGCTGATGGAGCAGCATCACATCCGGCATCTTCCGGTCCTGGAAGACGGCCATCTGGTCGGCGTCGTCAGCGCCCGCGACTTCACCCGCCTGCAGCGGCAGGAGTTGGAAGACACGGTCGCCGCAACGCCGGAGCCGCCGGCAGGCACCACCTACGCCCATTGA
- the oxlT gene encoding oxalate/formate MFS antiporter, whose translation MQHTNSEAQGAPLGGRWMQLVIGVICMSMIANLQYGWTLFVNPIEEKYQWGRAAIQVAFTIFVVTETWLVPVEGWFVDKFGPRIVVLIGGVLCALAWVINSFADSLALLYLGAAIGGIGAGGVYGTCVGNALKWFPDRRGLAAGLTAAGFGAGSALTVVPIANMIQTSGFEQTFLVFGLGQGLIVFALAWFLREPNPALLPKTKSNIVQSRRNYTPQETLKSPVFWVMYLMFVMVAAGGLMATAQLGPIAKDFHLDGMPVSIMGLTLPALTFALTIDRVLNGVTRPFFGWVSDHIGRENTMFVAFAIEAVGILALNQWGQHPVAFVVLTGLVFFAWGEIYSLFPSCCADSFGSKFATTNAGLLYTAKGTASLVVPFANVIVASTGSWQTVFFFAAAVNAIAAFMALFVLKPMRARQIAEDSRQPIGKLATEGAAD comes from the coding sequence ATGCAGCATACGAATTCGGAGGCGCAGGGCGCACCGCTCGGCGGCCGCTGGATGCAGTTGGTCATCGGCGTGATCTGCATGTCGATGATTGCCAATCTGCAATATGGCTGGACGCTGTTCGTCAACCCCATTGAAGAAAAGTACCAATGGGGCCGTGCCGCCATTCAGGTCGCCTTCACCATCTTCGTCGTGACCGAAACCTGGTTGGTTCCTGTCGAAGGCTGGTTCGTTGACAAGTTTGGACCCCGCATCGTCGTACTGATCGGCGGCGTGCTTTGCGCGCTGGCCTGGGTCATCAATTCGTTCGCAGACTCCCTGGCGCTGCTCTATCTGGGCGCCGCCATCGGAGGCATCGGCGCCGGCGGCGTCTATGGCACCTGCGTCGGGAATGCCCTGAAGTGGTTCCCCGACCGCCGCGGCCTCGCCGCCGGTCTGACCGCCGCGGGCTTCGGCGCCGGCTCGGCTCTCACCGTCGTCCCGATCGCCAACATGATCCAGACCTCGGGCTTCGAGCAGACCTTCCTGGTCTTCGGCCTGGGACAGGGCCTGATCGTCTTCGCGCTGGCCTGGTTCCTGAGGGAGCCGAACCCCGCCCTGCTGCCGAAGACCAAGTCCAACATCGTGCAAAGCCGCCGCAACTACACCCCGCAGGAGACGCTGAAATCGCCGGTCTTCTGGGTGATGTACCTGATGTTCGTCATGGTCGCCGCCGGCGGTCTGATGGCCACGGCCCAGCTCGGCCCGATCGCCAAGGACTTCCACCTCGACGGCATGCCGGTCAGCATCATGGGCCTGACCCTGCCGGCGCTGACCTTCGCGCTCACCATCGACCGCGTGCTGAACGGCGTGACCCGTCCCTTCTTCGGCTGGGTGTCCGACCATATCGGCCGCGAGAACACCATGTTCGTCGCCTTCGCCATCGAGGCCGTCGGCATCCTGGCGCTGAACCAATGGGGTCAACACCCGGTCGCCTTCGTCGTCCTGACCGGCCTGGTGTTCTTCGCCTGGGGCGAGATCTACAGCCTGTTCCCGTCCTGCTGCGCCGACAGCTTCGGGTCGAAGTTCGCGACGACCAACGCCGGCCTGCTCTACACCGCCAAGGGTACGGCGTCGCTGGTGGTTCCCTTCGCCAACGTGATCGTCGCCTCCACCGGCAGCTGGCAGACGGTGTTCTTCTTCGCCGCCGCGGTCAACGCCATCGCCGCCTTCATGGCCCTGTTCGTTCTGAAGCCGATGCGCGCCCGCCAGATCGCAGAGGACAGCCGCCAGCCGATTGGCAAGCTGGCGACCGAGGGCGCCGCCGACTAA